In the Arthrobacter sp. CDRTa11 genome, CGCCGATGGCCAGGCCTGCGTTCTTCAGCGCCTTCTCGGTGGCAGGCACGGGGCCGATCCCCATGACCTCAGGCTCAACGCCTGCATAGGCGTAGCTGACCAGGCGCATCTTGACGGGCAATCCCAGCTCTGCGGCGGCATCGGAGGAGGCCAGGACGGCGGCGGTGGCGCCGTCGTTCAATCCGGCGGCGTTGCCGGCGGTGACGCGGCCGTGCGCGCGGAACGGGGTGCGCAGGGCGGCAAGATCTTCCACTGTGGTGCCTGGACGGGGCGGCTCGTCAACGGTTTGGAGCGACCAACCCTGGCCTGGTTTGAGGGTGGCAACTGGAACCAGATCGGGCTGGATCTGGCCCTTCGCATAGGCCGCGGCCAGCTTGTCCTGGGAGGCGACGGCGTACGCGTCGGTCCGGTCCTTGGTGATGGCGGGAAAGCGGTCATGCAGGTTTTCGGCGGTGTTGCCCATGTTCAGCGCCGCGGGATCCACCAGGCGCTCGGACATGAACCGTGGGTTGGGGTCCGCACCGGATCCCATGGGGTGGTTGCCCATGTGCTCCACTCCGCCGGCGATGACAACGTCATAGGCGCCAAAACCAATACCGCTGGCCGTTGTGGTCACGGCAGTCATGGCACCCGCGCACATCCTGTCGATCGCGAAGCCCGGGACCGTCCGGGGGAGTCCGGCCAGAAGGGCCGCGGTACGTCCCAGGGTTAGGCCCTGGTCCCCGGTCTGGGTGGTGGCAGCTACCGCCACCTCATCAATCCGCTCAGCGGGCAGGGAAGGGTTGCGGCGCAAAAGCTCCCGGATGCATTTGACCATCAGGTCATCGGCACGGGTTCCTGCATAGATTCCCTTTTCACCCGCGCGGCCAAAGGGGGTGCGAATGCCGTCGACAAAAACGACGTCGCGGACAGTGCGCGAAGATCCGCTGCTGTGTTCTCCGCTGTGGCGGGCTTGGCTCACGTGTAACTCCTCATCGAGACGTTGGCGCCGGTCAAAGGCCACAGGGCAGCGATGATCCGGACGGCAGTGGACTCAATGTTACTCGCCAGTAACTTAGTGTGCAAGAGGACGCCGGTCCCGTCGGCGCAGCCGCGGGCTAGTCGGTGGCAGCAGCCGCAGCTTTGGGCTCCCGCGGCTCCTTGGGAGGCAGCGGCTGGGGATTGAGGAATGCCTCCGCAAGCAGCGGCGCGACAACGCCGACCTGCCACTCGCGGGCACCGAGGACACGGAGTTCCTCGGCGACGGACGCTTCGGAGATCACTGCCGGAGGGCGCCAGGCGACGCGGCGCAGATAGTCGGGGGTCAGCAGGTTCTCAACAGGCAGGTTCAGCGCCTCGGCCTTTTCCTGCAGGAGCGGGCGCGCGGTGGACAGACGTGCTGCCGCCTCAGGATCACGGTCAGCCCAGACCCGCGGGGGCGGCGGAGCGTTGGTGGGCAGGTGCAGGGGAGGAAGATCAGTGAGATCCCTGGCCGTGGCGATGCAGCGGAGCCAGCGCGGCGCCTCGCGCTGTGCCGCACGCCCGTGGAAGCCCTTGGTTCCCAGTAACTGGGGCACGGTGGAGGGCATGGCCTTGGCCGCGGCAACGAGCGCGGAATCTGGAATGAGCCGGCCCGGGGCAACGTCCCGCTTCTGCGCCAGGGAATCCCGCTCCAGCCACATCTCACGGACCGCGGCCAGCTGGCGGCGGTCCCGGATCTGATGCAGGCCGGAGGTTTTGCGCCACGGATCGATCCGCGGCGGCGCAACTCCGGCGGCAAGGATGGCCGCAAATTCCTGCTCCGCGAACTCGAGTTTGCCATCCGCCTCCAGGAGTTCGATGAGCTCCTCACGG is a window encoding:
- a CDS encoding thiolase family protein, yielding MSQARHSGEHSSGSSRTVRDVVFVDGIRTPFGRAGEKGIYAGTRADDLMVKCIRELLRRNPSLPAERIDEVAVAATTQTGDQGLTLGRTAALLAGLPRTVPGFAIDRMCAGAMTAVTTTASGIGFGAYDVVIAGGVEHMGNHPMGSGADPNPRFMSERLVDPAALNMGNTAENLHDRFPAITKDRTDAYAVASQDKLAAAYAKGQIQPDLVPVATLKPGQGWSLQTVDEPPRPGTTVEDLAALRTPFRAHGRVTAGNAAGLNDGATAAVLASSDAAAELGLPVKMRLVSYAYAGVEPEVMGIGPVPATEKALKNAGLAIGDIGLFEINEAFAVQVLSFLDHFGISDDDPRINRYGGAIAVGHPLASSGVRLMNQLARQFEEDPSVRYGMTTMCIGLGMGATVIWENPHHADYSGAAATPAAGTTASPTASAPTADTEGAAA
- a CDS encoding HRDC domain-containing protein, producing MTPHIPDNTTAGAPAADSTPHITVDGFDSPIPVVIDLDTPREGVPLVIETQSGLERCAAAIAAGTGPAGVDAERASGFRYGQRAFLVQIRREGSGTWLIDPEPFNDLSIINDALKGVEWILHAASQDLPCLLELGMWPDRLFDTELAARLAGLPRVGLAAVIEQLLGFGLAKEHSAADWSTRPLPEPWLRYAALDVEVLTELREELIELLEADGKLEFAEQEFAAILAAGVAPPRIDPWRKTSGLHQIRDRRQLAAVREMWLERDSLAQKRDVAPGRLIPDSALVAAAKAMPSTVPQLLGTKGFHGRAAQREAPRWLRCIATARDLTDLPPLHLPTNAPPPPRVWADRDPEAAARLSTARPLLQEKAEALNLPVENLLTPDYLRRVAWRPPAVISEASVAEELRVLGAREWQVGVVAPLLAEAFLNPQPLPPKEPREPKAAAAATD